A genomic segment from Halanaerobiales bacterium encodes:
- the murC gene encoding UDP-N-acetylmuramate--L-alanine ligase: protein MAKKHIHLIGIGGISMSGIAKLLLLRDYKVSGSDIKDSNTIKNLKKLGAKIEVGHNSNNIKKWGIPDFVVNSSAIDDNNSELKMANKLGIKILKRAEMLSKLMEDKKTIAVSGTHGKTTTTGLIATMMQNSEKYDPTTMIGGNLPSIQGNIKSGTDNYFVTEADESDGSLLYFDPYISVVTNIELEHLDFYTNKKKLQNTFKNFINKTAASGKSIVCAEDKIIRELIDLDNDKIISYGFENGKIRANNINYLPFGSLFDVEFNNKKIGEINLQIPGKYNILNSLAAIAVGLYLGLSFTEIKKGIEKFSGVKRRFEKKALIKDVLIIDDYAHHPTEIKETLKAAVNTGFNRVIAIFQPHRYSRTKYLFKEFCNSFSDADRLIITDVYSADEKIKDEEDKYLAKNMAEECSKIYDFKVEYIKNLSKIPDYLNSIIESRDIVITIGAGDIYKSGEKLIKIMKTNT from the coding sequence TTGGCTAAAAAACATATACATTTAATAGGTATTGGTGGTATATCAATGAGTGGAATTGCCAAATTATTATTATTGCGAGATTATAAAGTTAGTGGATCAGACATAAAAGATTCAAATACAATTAAAAATTTAAAAAAATTAGGTGCTAAAATTGAAGTAGGACATAATAGTAATAATATTAAAAAATGGGGAATACCAGATTTTGTTGTAAATTCCAGTGCAATAGATGACAATAATTCTGAATTGAAAATGGCTAATAAATTAGGAATAAAAATTCTTAAAAGAGCTGAAATGTTATCAAAATTGATGGAAGATAAAAAAACCATAGCGGTATCAGGAACTCATGGTAAAACTACTACCACCGGTTTGATAGCCACTATGATGCAAAATAGTGAAAAATATGATCCAACTACTATGATTGGAGGTAATTTACCAAGTATACAGGGAAATATTAAAAGTGGTACAGACAATTATTTTGTAACAGAAGCAGATGAAAGTGATGGTTCTTTATTATATTTTGATCCCTATATATCAGTTGTAACCAATATCGAATTAGAGCATCTGGATTTTTATACTAATAAGAAAAAGTTGCAAAATACTTTTAAAAATTTCATAAATAAAACAGCTGCAAGTGGTAAGTCAATTGTTTGTGCTGAAGATAAAATTATTCGTGAATTAATAGATTTGGATAATGATAAAATAATATCTTATGGATTTGAAAATGGAAAAATAAGAGCAAATAATATAAATTATTTACCTTTTGGGAGTTTATTTGATGTAGAATTTAATAATAAAAAAATAGGGGAGATTAATCTTCAAATTCCTGGTAAATATAATATTTTAAATTCATTGGCTGCAATTGCAGTAGGTCTATATTTAGGATTGAGTTTTACTGAAATAAAAAAGGGGATCGAAAAATTTTCAGGAGTTAAAAGAAGATTTGAAAAAAAGGCTCTTATTAAAGATGTATTAATCATAGATGATTATGCCCATCATCCAACTGAAATTAAAGAAACATTGAAAGCAGCAGTAAATACAGGGTTTAATAGAGTAATAGCTATTTTTCAACCACATCGTTATAGTAGAACTAAATATTTATTTAAAGAATTTTGCAATTCTTTTTCTGATGCTGATAGATTAATTATCACTGATGTTTATAGTGCTGATGAAAAAATAAAAGATGAGGAAGATAAATATTTAGCCAAAAATATGGCTGAAGAGTGTTCTAAAATATATGATTTTAAAGTTGAATATATTAAAAATTTGAGTAAAATACCTGATTATTTAAATTCTATTATAGAATCACGGGATATAGTAATTACAATTGGAGCTGGTGATATCTATAAAAGTGGTGAAAAGTTAATTAAGATCATGAAAACTAATACCTGA
- the murG gene encoding undecaprenyldiphospho-muramoylpentapeptide beta-N-acetylglucosaminyltransferase, producing MRAIITGGGTGGHIYPAIAVALELKKRGWDIIYIGSKNGLEKDIAQEWDIKFKGINVAPLPRKFNFDLFKSIFTNLKGLYQSFKIIKNYQTDIVFGTGGFVAGSVVLAGFLTGKSSIIHEQNAYPGITNKILSRFCDKVAINFKEAKNHFSAKIENKIIHTGNPVREIILKTEKKQGIDYFKFSSYAKTILIFGGSQGAESINKSLSGIYKFVKNNDALQLIHITGKKNYKKVLGYLEKNNINIKECSSIKTIPYLEHMEYAYSIADIVISRAGATALSEITAKGLASILIPYPYATDNHQKYNAQFLTKNDAARMIEEKNLNEKVLLENLKVIINNESLLKEMSENSYKLGKRDAVTLIANKIEKIGI from the coding sequence ATGAGGGCAATAATCACTGGAGGCGGTACTGGTGGACATATTTATCCTGCAATAGCAGTAGCATTAGAATTAAAAAAAAGGGGATGGGATATTATATATATTGGTTCAAAAAATGGGCTTGAAAAAGATATTGCCCAAGAATGGGATATAAAATTCAAAGGCATAAATGTTGCACCTCTTCCACGCAAATTTAATTTTGATCTTTTTAAATCAATATTTACTAATTTAAAAGGTCTTTATCAATCCTTTAAAATAATTAAAAATTATCAAACAGATATAGTTTTTGGAACTGGTGGTTTTGTTGCTGGATCTGTAGTTTTAGCAGGATTTTTGACAGGAAAATCTTCTATAATTCATGAACAAAATGCATATCCTGGAATTACTAATAAAATTTTAAGTAGATTTTGCGATAAAGTAGCTATAAATTTTAAAGAAGCTAAAAATCATTTTTCTGCTAAGATTGAAAATAAAATCATTCATACTGGAAATCCTGTAAGAGAAATAATTTTAAAAACAGAGAAAAAACAGGGAATTGATTATTTTAAATTTTCTTCATATGCAAAAACAATATTGATTTTTGGAGGAAGTCAGGGTGCAGAAAGCATCAATAAATCTTTATCAGGAATTTATAAATTTGTTAAAAATAATGATGCTTTGCAATTAATCCATATAACTGGCAAAAAAAATTATAAAAAGGTTCTTGGATATTTAGAAAAAAATAATATTAATATTAAGGAATGTTCCAGCATAAAAACTATTCCCTATTTAGAACATATGGAATATGCTTATAGTATTGCTGATATTGTTATTAGTAGAGCAGGTGCAACGGCTTTATCAGAAATAACAGCAAAGGGATTGGCTTCAATCTTAATCCCCTATCCTTATGCAACTGATAATCATCAGAAATATAATGCTCAATTTTTAACAAAAAATGATGCTGCAAGGATGATTGAAGAAAAAAACTTAAATGAAAAAGTCTTATTAGAAAATTTAAAGGTTATAATAAATAATGAAAGTTTATTAAAAGAAATGAGTGAAAATAGTTATAAATTAGGAAAAAGAGATGCTGTAACTCTAATTGCAAATAAAATAGAAAAAATAGGAATTTAG